A genomic region of Neisseria cinerea contains the following coding sequences:
- the rsmG gene encoding 16S rRNA (guanine(527)-N(7))-methyltransferase RsmG — translation MERKERLQSGIAALGLDISAAAQDRLLAYVDLLKKWNKTYNLTALRDEEKMIVHHLLDSLTLLPHIEGVQTMLDVGSGGGQPGIPAAVCRPDVQITLLDANTKKTAFLQQAVIELGLDNVRVVSGRVEAVSDVRADVITSRAFAELADFVSWTGHLLKDGGYWAAMKGVYPQEEIGRLPAGVFVEKVVKADVPDLDAERHIAIIRKR, via the coding sequence ATGGAACGCAAAGAACGCCTGCAATCGGGTATCGCCGCATTGGGTTTGGATATTTCCGCAGCGGCACAGGACAGGCTTTTGGCCTATGTGGATTTGTTGAAAAAGTGGAACAAAACCTACAATCTGACCGCCCTGCGCGACGAGGAAAAAATGATTGTCCATCATCTTTTGGACAGCCTGACGCTGCTGCCCCATATCGAGGGTGTGCAAACGATGCTGGATGTCGGTTCGGGTGGCGGCCAGCCCGGCATTCCGGCGGCGGTGTGCCGTCCGGATGTGCAGATAACCCTTTTGGATGCGAATACGAAGAAAACGGCTTTTTTACAGCAGGCGGTTATCGAGTTGGGGTTGGACAATGTGCGCGTGGTATCCGGACGCGTGGAGGCGGTTTCGGACGTGCGTGCCGACGTGATTACCAGCCGTGCGTTTGCAGAACTGGCGGATTTTGTGTCGTGGACGGGGCATCTGTTGAAAGACGGCGGATACTGGGCGGCGATGAAGGGCGTATATCCGCAGGAAGAAATCGGCCGCCTGCCCGCCGGTGTTTTTGTAGAAAAAGTGGTGAAGGCCGATGTGCCGGATTTGGACGCGGAACGCCATATCGCCATCATTCGTAAACGCTGA
- the rnhB gene encoding ribonuclease HII: MHILTAGVDEAGRGPLVGSVFAAAVILPETFDLPGLTDSKKLSEKKRDALAEMIKDQAAAWHVAAATPEEIASLNILHATMLAMKRAVDGLAVRPEKIFIDGNRIPEHLGIPAEAVVKGDSKIIEISAASVLAKTARDAEMYALAQRHPQYGFDKHKGYGTKQHLEALKQYGVLPEHRRDFAPVRNLLSQQSLF, from the coding sequence ATGCACATACTGACCGCCGGCGTGGACGAGGCAGGACGCGGACCTTTAGTCGGCAGCGTGTTTGCCGCCGCCGTCATCCTTCCGGAAACATTCGACCTGCCCGGACTGACCGACTCCAAAAAACTCAGCGAGAAAAAACGCGACGCGCTTGCCGAAATGATTAAAGATCAGGCGGCCGCGTGGCACGTCGCCGCCGCCACGCCCGAAGAAATCGCAAGCCTCAACATCCTGCACGCCACCATGCTCGCCATGAAACGCGCCGTTGACGGTTTGGCTGTGCGTCCCGAAAAAATATTCATCGACGGCAACCGCATTCCAGAACATTTAGGCATCCCTGCCGAAGCCGTCGTCAAAGGCGACAGCAAAATCATCGAAATCTCCGCCGCATCCGTTTTGGCAAAGACCGCACGCGATGCAGAAATGTACGCACTGGCGCAACGCCATCCCCAATACGGTTTCGACAAACACAAAGGTTACGGCACAAAGCAGCATCTGGAAGCCCTCAAACAATACGGCGTGCTGCCCGAACACCGCCGAGACTTCGCTCCCGTCAGAAACCTACTCTCGCAGCAGTCGTTGTTTTAA
- a CDS encoding phosphatidate cytidylyltransferase: protein MLKQRVITAMWLLPLMLGMLFYAPQWLWAAFCGLIALIALWEYARMGGLCKIKTNHYLAATLVFGVVAYAGGWMLPNLVWYVVLAFWLAIMPLWLRFKWRLNGGWQVYAVGWLLVMPFWFALVSLRPHPDDALPLLAVMGLVWVADVCAYFSGKAFGKHKIAPAISPGKSWEGAIGGAICVAVYMTAVRGAGWLAFDTGWFDTVLIGLVLTVVSICGDLLESWLKRAAGIKDSSNLLPGHGGVFDRTDSLIAVISVYAAMMSVLN, encoded by the coding sequence ATGCTGAAACAACGGGTAATAACCGCTATGTGGCTGCTGCCGCTGATGCTGGGCATGCTGTTTTACGCGCCGCAATGGTTGTGGGCTGCATTTTGCGGACTGATTGCCCTGATTGCCTTGTGGGAATATGCCCGTATGGGCGGCTTGTGCAAAATCAAAACCAACCATTATCTTGCCGCAACCTTGGTTTTCGGCGTGGTTGCCTATGCGGGCGGCTGGATGCTGCCTAATTTGGTTTGGTATGTTGTTTTGGCATTTTGGCTCGCCATCATGCCTTTATGGTTGAGATTCAAATGGAGGCTCAACGGCGGTTGGCAGGTTTATGCCGTCGGCTGGCTTCTGGTCATGCCGTTTTGGTTCGCGCTCGTATCCCTGCGCCCGCATCCCGATGATGCCCTGCCGCTGCTCGCCGTCATGGGCCTGGTCTGGGTTGCCGACGTTTGCGCGTATTTCAGCGGCAAGGCGTTCGGCAAACACAAAATCGCACCGGCAATCAGCCCCGGCAAGAGCTGGGAAGGCGCAATCGGCGGCGCGATTTGCGTGGCAGTGTACATGACTGCCGTACGAGGTGCCGGCTGGCTGGCATTCGATACAGGCTGGTTCGATACCGTGTTAATCGGTTTGGTGCTGACCGTCGTCAGCATATGCGGCGACCTTTTGGAAAGCTGGCTCAAGCGCGCGGCAGGCATCAAAGACAGCAGCAACCTGCTGCCCGGACACGGCGGCGTGTTCGACCGCACCGACAGCCTGATTGCCGTCATCAGCGTCTATGCGGCGATGATGTCGGTTTTAAATTGA
- a CDS encoding FUSC family protein, translating into MNTSQRNRLSSRWLNSYERYRYRRLIHSVRLGGAVLFATATARMFHLQHGEWIGMTVFVVLGMLQFQGAIYSKAVERMLGTVIGLGAGLSVLWLNQHYFHDNLLFYLTVGTASALAGWAAVGKNGYVPMLAGLTMCMLIGDNGNEWLDSGLMRAMNVLIGAAIAIAAAKLLPLKSTLMWRFMLADNLTDCSKMIAEISNGRRMTRERLEENMAKMRQINARMVKSRSHLAATSGESRINPAMMEAMQHAHRKIVNTTELLLTTAAKLQSPKLNSSEIRLLDRHFTLLQTDLQQTVALINGRHARRIRIDTAINPELEALAEHLHYQWQGFLWLSTNMRQEISALVILLQRTRRKWLDAHERQHLRQSLLETREHS; encoded by the coding sequence ATGAACACCTCACAACGCAACCGCCTTTCCAGCCGCTGGCTCAACTCCTACGAACGCTACCGCTACCGCCGCCTCATCCACTCCGTCCGGCTCGGCGGAGCCGTCCTGTTCGCCACCGCCACCGCCCGGATGTTCCACCTCCAACACGGCGAATGGATAGGCATGACCGTCTTCGTCGTCCTCGGCATGCTCCAGTTCCAAGGAGCCATTTACTCCAAGGCGGTGGAACGCATGCTCGGCACAGTTATCGGCCTAGGCGCGGGTTTGAGCGTCTTATGGCTTAACCAGCATTATTTCCACGACAACCTCCTCTTCTACCTTACCGTCGGCACGGCAAGCGCACTGGCCGGTTGGGCGGCGGTCGGCAAAAACGGTTACGTCCCCATGCTGGCCGGACTGACCATGTGCATGCTCATCGGCGACAACGGCAACGAATGGCTCGACAGCGGACTCATGCGCGCCATGAACGTCCTCATCGGCGCCGCCATTGCCATCGCCGCCGCCAAACTTCTGCCGCTGAAATCCACACTGATGTGGCGTTTCATGCTTGCCGACAACCTGACCGACTGCAGCAAAATGATTGCCGAAATCAGCAACGGCAGGCGCATGACCCGCGAACGCCTCGAAGAGAACATGGCGAAAATGCGCCAAATCAACGCACGCATGGTCAAAAGCCGCAGCCACCTCGCCGCCACATCGGGCGAAAGCCGCATCAACCCCGCCATGATGGAAGCCATGCAGCACGCCCACCGTAAAATCGTCAACACCACCGAGCTGCTCCTGACCACCGCCGCCAAGCTGCAATCTCCCAAACTCAACAGCAGTGAAATCCGGCTGCTCGACCGCCACTTCACCCTGCTCCAAACCGACCTGCAACAAACCGTCGCCCTTATCAACGGCAGACACGCCCGCCGCATCCGCATCGACACCGCCATCAACCCCGAACTGGAAGCCCTCGCCGAACACCTCCACTACCAATGGCAGGGCTTCCTCTGGCTCAGCACCAATATGCGTCAGGAAATTTCCGCCCTCGTCATCCTGCTGCAACGCACCCGCCGCAAATGGCTGGATGCCCACGAACGCCAACACCTGCGCCAAAGCCTGCTTGAAACACGGGAACACAGTTGA
- a CDS encoding isoprenyl transferase encodes MKSSTQAVLEHTAIPKHIAVIMDGNGRWAKKRFLPRIMGHKRGLDALENMVKHCAKLGVQYLTVFAFSTENWRRPEDEVSFLMGLFLQALQKQVRRLHENNMRLKILGSRERFNRQILQGIEEAEALTANNTGLTLSIAADYGGRWDILQAANKLIAEGVSEITEDTLAKHLMLGDAPEPDLFIRTGGETRISNFLLWQMAYAELYFTDILWPDFDGKALDDAVASFQKRERRFGRTSEQLPIEQQRN; translated from the coding sequence ATGAAAAGCAGCACGCAGGCCGTTTTAGAACACACCGCCATTCCCAAGCATATCGCCGTAATTATGGACGGCAACGGCCGTTGGGCGAAAAAACGTTTTCTCCCGCGCATAATGGGACACAAACGCGGTTTGGACGCATTGGAAAATATGGTGAAGCATTGCGCCAAACTGGGTGTGCAATATCTGACCGTGTTTGCCTTTTCAACCGAAAACTGGCGCCGCCCCGAAGACGAAGTTTCGTTCCTGATGGGGCTGTTTTTACAGGCTTTGCAAAAACAGGTACGCCGTCTGCACGAAAACAATATGCGCCTGAAAATACTGGGCAGCCGCGAACGCTTTAATCGGCAGATTCTGCAAGGCATCGAAGAAGCGGAAGCCTTGACGGCAAACAATACCGGCCTGACCCTGAGCATTGCCGCCGATTACGGCGGACGTTGGGACATTTTGCAGGCGGCAAACAAACTGATTGCCGAAGGCGTATCCGAGATTACGGAAGACACGCTGGCGAAACACTTGATGCTGGGCGATGCACCGGAACCGGATTTGTTCATCCGCACCGGCGGCGAAACGCGCATCAGTAATTTCCTGCTCTGGCAAATGGCTTATGCCGAACTGTATTTCACCGATATTTTGTGGCCCGATTTTGACGGCAAGGCTTTGGACGATGCCGTCGCTTCGTTCCAAAAACGCGAACGGCGGTTCGGACGCACCTCCGAGCAACTGCCTATCGAACAGCAAAGGAACTGA
- a CDS encoding ParA family protein, with translation MSANILAIANQKGGVGKTTTTVNLAASLASRGKRVLVVDLDPQGNATTGSGIDKASLESGVYQVVLGDADVQSATVRSKEGGYAVLGANRALAGAEIELVQEIAREVRLKNALKAVAEDYDFILIDCPPSLTLLTLNGLVAAGGVIVPMLCEYYALEGISDLIATVRKIRQAVNPDLDITGIVRTMYDSRSRLVAEVSEQLRSHFGDLLFETVIPRNIRLAEAPSHGMPVMAYDAQAKGTKAYLALADELMARVSEK, from the coding sequence ATGAGTGCGAACATCCTTGCCATCGCCAATCAGAAGGGCGGTGTGGGTAAAACGACGACGACGGTCAATTTGGCGGCTTCGCTGGCATCGCGCGGCAAACGTGTGTTGGTGGTCGATTTGGATCCGCAGGGTAATGCGACGACGGGCAGCGGTATCGACAAGGCAAGTTTGGAATCCGGTGTTTATCAGGTCGTACTGGGCGATGCGGACGTGCAGTCGGCGACGGTACGCAGCAAAGAGGGCGGATACGCTGTGTTGGGTGCGAACCGCGCGCTTGCCGGTGCGGAAATCGAGCTGGTGCAGGAAATCGCCCGGGAAGTGCGTTTGAAAAACGCGCTCAAGGCAGTGGCGGAAGATTACGACTTTATCCTGATCGACTGTCCGCCTTCGCTGACGCTGTTGACGCTTAACGGGCTGGTGGCGGCGGGCGGCGTGATTGTGCCGATGTTGTGCGAATATTACGCGCTTGAGGGGATTTCCGATTTGATTGCGACCGTGCGCAAAATCCGTCAGGCGGTCAATCCCGATTTGGACATCACGGGCATCGTGCGTACGATGTACGACAGCCGCAGCAGGCTGGTTGCAGAAGTCAGCGAACAGTTGCGCAGCCATTTCGGGGATTTGCTTTTTGAAACCGTCATCCCGCGCAATATCCGCCTTGCGGAAGCGCCGAGCCACGGTATGCCGGTTATGGCTTATGATGCGCAGGCAAAGGGTACCAAGGCGTATCTTGCCTTGGCGGACGAGCTGATGGCGAGGGTGTCGGAAAAATAG
- the frr gene encoding ribosome recycling factor encodes MINDIQKTAEGKMQRSVEVLKENLAKVRTGRAHTGLLDQVEVEYWGSMVPVSQVANVTLLDARTIGVKPFESNMAAKVEKAIRDSNLGLNPAAVGDLIRVPMPMLTEERRKDLIKVVRGEAEEGRVSIRNVRRDANDHIKKLLKDKEISEDEARRGEEAVQKLTDKYITEADKLLTAKEEDLMAI; translated from the coding sequence ATGATCAACGATATTCAAAAAACAGCCGAAGGCAAGATGCAGCGTTCGGTCGAAGTACTGAAAGAAAATCTGGCGAAAGTGCGTACCGGCCGCGCGCATACCGGCCTGCTCGACCAAGTGGAAGTCGAATACTGGGGCAGCATGGTCCCCGTCAGCCAAGTTGCCAACGTAACGCTTCTGGACGCGCGCACCATCGGCGTGAAACCGTTTGAAAGCAATATGGCTGCCAAAGTCGAGAAAGCCATCCGCGATTCAAACTTGGGACTGAACCCGGCAGCCGTCGGCGATTTGATCCGCGTACCGATGCCCATGCTGACCGAGGAACGCCGCAAAGACCTGATTAAAGTCGTACGCGGCGAAGCGGAAGAAGGCCGCGTCTCCATCCGCAACGTGCGCCGCGATGCCAACGACCACATCAAAAAACTCCTCAAAGACAAAGAAATTTCCGAAGACGAGGCACGTCGCGGCGAAGAAGCGGTTCAAAAACTGACCGACAAATACATTACCGAAGCCGACAAACTCCTGACTGCCAAAGAAGAAGATTTGATGGCAATTTAA
- the rseP gene encoding RIP metalloprotease RseP encodes MQTLLAFIFAILILVSLHEFGHYIVARLCGVKVVRFSVGFGKPFFSRKRGDTEWCLAPIPLGGYVKMVDTREGEVAQADLPYAFDKQHPAKRIAIVAAGPLTNLALAVLLYGLSFSFGVTEIRPYVGTVEPDTIAARAGFQSGDRIQSVNSTPVEDWGSAQTEIALNLEAGKVAVAVQTASGAQTVRTIDAAGTEEAGKIAKNQGYIGLMPFKISTVIGGVEKGSPADKAGLKTGDKLTAADGKPITSWQEWANLTRQSPGRKIALTYERDGQARTADIRPDTVERSDKTLIGRVGLLPQSDKAWDRQIRRNYRPSVVRAFGMGWEKTVSYSWTTVKFFGKLISGNASASHISGPLTIADIAGQSAELGLQSYLEFLALVSISLGVLNLLPVPVLDGGHLVFYTAEWIRGKPLGERIQNIGLRFGLALMMLMMAIAFFNDITRLLG; translated from the coding sequence TTGCAAACCCTTCTAGCTTTTATCTTCGCCATCCTGATTTTGGTCAGCCTGCACGAATTCGGACACTACATCGTCGCCAGATTGTGCGGCGTCAAGGTTGTGCGCTTTTCTGTCGGCTTCGGCAAACCGTTTTTCAGCAGAAAACGCGGCGATACCGAATGGTGTTTGGCACCCATCCCCTTGGGCGGCTATGTCAAAATGGTCGATACGCGCGAGGGCGAAGTGGCGCAGGCAGACCTGCCTTACGCCTTCGACAAACAGCATCCCGCCAAACGCATCGCCATCGTCGCCGCAGGTCCACTGACCAATCTCGCGCTGGCGGTTTTGCTTTACGGCTTGAGTTTTTCCTTCGGCGTAACCGAAATCCGCCCCTATGTCGGCACAGTCGAACCGGACACCATTGCCGCCCGTGCCGGCTTCCAAAGCGGCGACAGGATACAATCCGTCAACAGCACACCCGTTGAAGATTGGGGCAGCGCGCAAACCGAAATCGCCCTCAACCTTGAGGCAGGCAAAGTCGCCGTCGCCGTTCAGACGGCATCAGGTGCGCAAACCGTCCGCACCATCGACGCCGCAGGCACGGAAGAAGCAGGTAAAATTGCGAAAAACCAAGGCTACATCGGCCTGATGCCATTTAAAATCAGTACCGTTATCGGCGGAGTAGAAAAAGGCAGCCCCGCCGACAAAGCAGGCTTGAAAACAGGCGACAAGCTGACTGCCGCCGACGGCAAACCCATTACCTCATGGCAAGAATGGGCAAACCTTACCCGCCAAAGCCCAGGCAGGAAAATTGCCTTAACCTACGAACGCGACGGGCAGGCTCGTACCGCCGACATCCGCCCCGATACTGTCGAACGATCCGACAAAACCCTGATCGGCCGAGTCGGGTTGCTCCCCCAGTCCGACAAAGCATGGGATAGGCAAATCCGCCGCAACTACCGTCCGTCTGTTGTCCGCGCATTCGGCATGGGTTGGGAAAAAACCGTTTCCTACTCGTGGACAACCGTCAAGTTTTTCGGCAAACTCATCAGCGGTAATGCTTCCGCCAGCCATATTTCCGGGCCGCTGACCATTGCCGATATTGCCGGACAGTCCGCCGAACTCGGCTTGCAAAGTTATTTGGAATTTTTAGCGCTGGTCAGCATCAGCCTCGGCGTGCTGAACCTGTTGCCGGTTCCCGTTTTGGACGGCGGCCACCTCGTGTTTTATACTGCCGAATGGATACGCGGCAAACCTTTGGGCGAACGCATCCAAAACATCGGTTTGCGCTTCGGGCTTGCCCTCATGATGCTGATGATGGCAATTGCTTTTTTCAACGACATTACCCGCCTGCTTGGCTGA
- a CDS encoding DUF2846 domain-containing protein, translated as MGTKNIAFAATLMTALIIAGCASVPMADTQTSEQIKRFNPPSTGKSGVYVYRDSFVGKALKKDIYVDGNCLGESADKVFFYTEVDGDKPHILATESEFSENLLTLNAISGKNHFIRQYIKLGVFVGGANLEEVDETTGKAAISKLNLAVSGHCDKPLPKKP; from the coding sequence ATGGGTACAAAAAATATAGCTTTTGCCGCCACGTTGATGACTGCACTTATAATAGCCGGCTGTGCATCAGTTCCAATGGCAGATACACAGACATCTGAACAAATCAAACGTTTCAACCCTCCATCAACCGGCAAATCAGGGGTGTATGTCTATCGCGACAGCTTTGTAGGCAAGGCTTTGAAAAAAGATATTTATGTTGACGGAAACTGTTTGGGGGAATCAGCCGACAAAGTATTTTTTTATACGGAAGTCGATGGGGACAAACCCCATATACTGGCAACCGAATCTGAATTTTCAGAAAACCTACTTACCCTAAACGCTATTTCAGGGAAAAATCACTTTATCCGTCAATATATTAAATTGGGCGTATTCGTAGGCGGTGCAAACTTGGAAGAAGTAGACGAAACAACAGGCAAAGCAGCAATCTCAAAACTGAATTTGGCTGTTTCAGGTCATTGCGATAAACCGCTTCCCAAAAAACCGTAA
- the ispC gene encoding 1-deoxy-D-xylulose-5-phosphate reductoisomerase, with the protein MPSENASDGIRYKVILIMTPQVLTILGSTGSIGESTLDVVSRHPEKFRVFALAGHKQVEKLAAQCQTLRPEYAVVADAEHAARLEAMLKRDGTATQVLHGAQALVDVASADEVSGVMCAIVGAAGLPSALAAAQKGKTIYLANKETLVVSGALFMETARANGAAVLPVDSEHNAIFQVLPRDYTGRLNEHGIRSIILTASGGPFLTTDLGTFDSITPAQAVKHPNWSMGRKISVDSATMMNKGLELIEAHWLFNCPPDKLEVVIHPQSVIHSMVRYRDGSVLAQLGNPDMRTPIAYCLGLPERIDSGVGDLDFDALSALTFQKPDFDRFPCLRLAYEAMNAGGAAPCVLNAANEAAVAAFLDGQIKFTDIAKTVAHCLAQDFSDDLGNIENLLAQDAVTRRQAQEFIAALG; encoded by the coding sequence ATGCCGTCTGAAAACGCTTCAGACGGCATCCGGTATAAAGTTATCCTCATTATGACACCACAAGTCCTGACCATATTAGGCAGTACCGGCAGCATAGGCGAAAGCACGCTGGACGTTGTTTCGCGCCATCCCGAAAAATTCCGCGTATTCGCGCTGGCGGGGCATAAGCAGGTTGAGAAACTGGCGGCTCAATGTCAAACGCTCCGCCCCGAATATGCCGTCGTTGCCGATGCCGAACATGCCGCCCGGCTTGAAGCCATGTTGAAACGCGACGGCACGGCGACGCAGGTTTTACACGGCGCGCAGGCATTGGTTGACGTTGCGTCTGCCGATGAAGTCAGCGGTGTCATGTGCGCCATCGTCGGTGCGGCGGGGCTGCCTTCCGCGCTGGCGGCGGCGCAAAAAGGCAAAACCATTTATCTGGCGAACAAAGAGACGTTGGTGGTTTCCGGCGCGTTGTTTATGGAAACCGCCCGTGCAAACGGCGCGGCAGTGTTGCCCGTCGACAGCGAACACAACGCCATTTTCCAAGTTTTGCCGCGCGATTACACAGGCCGTCTGAACGAACACGGCATCCGTTCGATTATCCTGACCGCTTCCGGCGGCCCGTTTTTAACGACCGATTTAGGCACGTTCGACAGCATTACGCCCGCCCAAGCGGTCAAACACCCCAATTGGAGCATGGGGCGCAAAATCTCCGTCGATTCCGCCACCATGATGAACAAAGGTTTGGAGCTGATTGAAGCGCATTGGCTGTTCAACTGTCCGCCTGACAAACTCGAAGTCGTCATCCATCCGCAATCCGTGATACACAGCATGGTGCGCTACCGCGACGGCTCCGTGTTGGCACAACTGGGCAATCCCGATATGCGTACGCCCATCGCTTATTGTTTGGGCTTGCCCGAGCGCATCGATTCGGGTGTCGGCGACCTTGATTTCGACGCATTGTCCGCGCTGACCTTCCAAAAGCCCGACTTTGACCGCTTCCCCTGCCTGAGGCTCGCCTATGAAGCCATGAACGCAGGCGGAGCCGCGCCCTGCGTATTGAACGCCGCCAACGAAGCCGCCGTTGCCGCCTTTTTGGACGGACAGATTAAGTTTACCGACATTGCCAAAACCGTCGCCCACTGTCTTGCACAAGACTTTTCAGACGATCTTGGCAATATCGAAAACCTGCTGGCTCAAGACGCCGTTACCCGCAGGCAGGCGCAGGAATTTATCGCCGCATTGGGATAA